In methanogenic archaeon ISO4-H5, the following are encoded in one genomic region:
- a CDS encoding DNA repair and recombination protein RadA has product MGEKTLEDIPGVGPAIAEKLREAGYTEIMAIAVAAPSDLAETCEIGEKKAQDIIEGAKLCADVGGFETGDAIMQRRAAVTKLTTGSDAFNQLIGGGIESQAITELFGEFGSCKTQVCFQLAVNATLPEDRGGLDSDVIIIDTENTFRPERIVQMCNYLGVDPETTLKRIHIARAFNSQHQVLLVDKAMELAKEIKVKLLIVDSLTSHFRAEFLGRGSLAERQQILNRHMHDLLNFATLNNAAIVVTNQVAAKPDAFFGDPTRPIGGHVVGHTATFRIYLRKGKAGKRIARLIDSPNMPEGEAVFNVTEDGIKD; this is encoded by the coding sequence CAATCGCTGAGAAGCTCCGCGAAGCAGGATACACTGAGATCATGGCCATCGCTGTGGCAGCACCCTCTGACCTGGCCGAGACCTGTGAGATCGGAGAGAAGAAGGCACAGGACATCATCGAAGGAGCCAAGCTGTGCGCAGATGTCGGAGGCTTCGAGACCGGTGACGCCATCATGCAGAGGCGCGCGGCCGTTACCAAGCTCACCACCGGTTCCGATGCATTCAACCAGCTGATCGGAGGAGGCATCGAGAGCCAGGCCATCACTGAGCTCTTCGGAGAGTTCGGAAGCTGCAAGACCCAGGTGTGCTTCCAGCTGGCCGTCAACGCCACCCTTCCCGAGGACAGGGGAGGACTGGATTCCGATGTGATCATCATCGATACTGAGAACACCTTCAGGCCCGAGAGGATTGTGCAGATGTGCAACTACCTCGGCGTGGACCCCGAGACCACCCTCAAGAGGATCCACATAGCCAGAGCATTCAACTCCCAGCACCAGGTCCTGCTGGTCGACAAGGCCATGGAACTCGCCAAGGAGATCAAGGTGAAGCTCCTCATCGTCGACTCGCTCACCTCCCACTTCAGGGCGGAATTCCTCGGAAGGGGTTCCCTCGCAGAGAGGCAGCAGATCCTCAACCGCCACATGCACGACCTGCTGAACTTCGCCACCCTCAACAACGCGGCCATCGTGGTCACCAACCAGGTCGCAGCCAAGCCCGATGCATTCTTCGGAGACCCCACCAGGCCCATCGGAGGACACGTCGTGGGACACACCGCCACCTTCCGTATCTACCTCAGGAAGGGTAAGGCCGGCAAGAGGATTGCCAGGCTCATCGATTCACCCAACATGCCTGAGGGCGAGGCTGTCTTCAATGTGACCGAAGACGGTATTAAGGATTGA
- a CDS encoding N2,N2-dimethylguanosine tRNA methyltransferase Trm, with product MNQPNVNKTYLFELLGELKDMPRDEVLKTAETESDGRSVRISDGPGYVVVSVPEECIDGINDRLALTHMMGEFLGSFEADDLSSVEGMTLPEGTFAIRYRRFAGMSPDVDSQKLIRRIGDILSKHNDVDLKHPDVVVRMLISDRIHLYIEKKAFDADLLRERKVSERPFFSPISLHPKYARALINLTGVKRGGTVLDPFCGTGGIVIEAASMGMKAVASDFDPEMVAGTRENMEFYNLPLADFEVIDISDIPERFHDIDAVACDPPYGRSTKTGGENIDSIYARALKAFPGVLTETGKAGVVLPHIFQTGDMRLDAVYVQFVHGTLSRHYHIFGRN from the coding sequence ATGAATCAGCCAAACGTGAACAAAACGTACCTCTTCGAACTGCTGGGCGAACTGAAGGACATGCCCAGGGACGAAGTCCTCAAGACCGCCGAGACCGAGAGCGACGGAAGATCGGTCAGGATCTCGGACGGTCCCGGATACGTCGTAGTGTCCGTGCCGGAGGAATGCATCGACGGCATAAACGACCGTCTGGCACTTACCCATATGATGGGTGAATTCCTCGGCTCGTTCGAAGCGGACGACCTTTCCTCGGTGGAGGGCATGACCCTCCCCGAGGGTACTTTTGCCATACGCTACAGACGCTTCGCAGGCATGAGTCCCGACGTCGATTCCCAGAAACTGATCCGCCGCATCGGGGACATCCTCTCGAAACACAACGACGTGGACCTCAAACATCCCGACGTCGTAGTACGCATGCTCATAAGCGACAGAATCCACCTCTACATCGAGAAGAAGGCATTCGATGCGGATCTCCTGAGGGAACGCAAGGTCAGCGAGAGGCCGTTCTTCTCACCTATCTCGCTCCATCCGAAATATGCGAGAGCGCTCATCAATCTCACCGGCGTGAAACGCGGAGGCACTGTGCTGGACCCGTTCTGCGGAACCGGAGGGATAGTGATCGAAGCTGCATCCATGGGAATGAAGGCTGTTGCCTCGGACTTCGACCCCGAGATGGTGGCCGGCACCCGCGAAAACATGGAGTTCTACAACCTCCCTCTGGCGGATTTCGAGGTCATCGACATAAGCGACATCCCCGAGAGATTCCACGATATCGACGCCGTGGCCTGCGACCCTCCTTACGGAAGGTCCACCAAGACCGGAGGGGAGAACATCGACAGCATCTATGCCCGTGCTCTGAAAGCATTCCCCGGAGTGCTCACAGAGACCGGAAAGGCAGGTGTCGTCCTCCCCCATATCTTCCAGACCGGGGATATGCGCCTCGATGCGGTATACGTGCAGTTCGTGCACGGCACCCTCTCGAGACACTACCACATCTTCGGCCGGAACTGA
- a CDS encoding digeranylgeranylglyceryl phosphate synthase produces MNKYLRLFRLQNGVMGFIGLLIAIFIAAGYDMLDQWVNIVIGGVIVVAFVAGGNSLNDYVDAEIDKTAHPDRPVPMGELTARTAMICGYGGLAIAVVLSLFLRRWEATLIVLAAAVMMIGYEIALKQRGFVGNLCIAILTGLVFMFAGGIVGDFSQVWILALLAALVSVGREIAKDIEDEESDKGSRRTLPMMIGDRNAGIVAAVFYVLGPLLSFIPFFTGLFGILYAVVIVADAIFIYCAVLVFSNPHKSEKLAKVAMFVALISFILGVAL; encoded by the coding sequence GTGAACAAGTATCTCCGCCTCTTCAGGCTTCAGAACGGAGTCATGGGGTTCATCGGACTTCTTATCGCGATCTTCATCGCCGCGGGTTATGACATGCTCGACCAATGGGTCAACATTGTCATCGGCGGAGTCATCGTGGTGGCGTTCGTGGCCGGAGGTAACTCGCTCAACGATTATGTGGATGCTGAGATCGACAAAACCGCCCACCCCGACAGGCCTGTCCCGATGGGCGAACTGACTGCCAGGACCGCCATGATCTGCGGTTACGGCGGTCTTGCGATCGCAGTGGTCCTCTCGCTCTTCCTGCGCCGCTGGGAAGCCACCCTCATAGTTCTGGCCGCAGCGGTCATGATGATTGGTTACGAGATCGCCCTGAAACAGAGAGGCTTCGTCGGCAACCTCTGCATCGCCATCCTCACCGGTCTGGTCTTCATGTTCGCAGGAGGAATCGTGGGAGATTTCTCCCAGGTCTGGATCCTTGCCCTCCTCGCCGCACTCGTCAGTGTGGGACGCGAGATCGCCAAGGATATCGAGGATGAGGAATCCGACAAGGGAAGCAGGCGCACCCTCCCCATGATGATCGGGGACCGCAATGCGGGCATCGTTGCCGCTGTGTTCTATGTTCTCGGACCCCTCCTCAGTTTCATCCCGTTCTTCACAGGACTGTTCGGAATCCTGTATGCTGTAGTGATTGTGGCTGACGCCATCTTCATCTACTGCGCGGTGCTGGTCTTCAGCAACCCACACAAATCCGAAAAACTCGCTAAAGTGGCAATGTTCGTCGCACTGATTTCATTCATTCTGGGTGTAGCATTATGA
- a CDS encoding geranylgeranylglyceryl phosphate synthase GGGPS translates to MIDVKEYLKEKLAKGTVHFTLLDPDPAKLSVESAKVIAKRMQEAGTDAFMIGGSTGVTTENLGAIAIAVREATGLPTIYFPSDVHAISDEVDVMLFMSIVNSSNPKFITHYQAKAAPYIKMLNIPTIPMAYIVVEPGMTVGRVSEAKLIPRDDIEGATGFALAAQMMGMQLVYLEAGSGADKPVPPEMIETVKMNIDVPLIVGGGIRTPEAAAAAREAGADIIVTGTFVEQCSDDTLLRAVVKAAKGI, encoded by the coding sequence ATGATAGACGTGAAAGAATACCTCAAGGAAAAGCTGGCCAAAGGAACCGTACACTTCACCCTCCTGGACCCCGATCCCGCAAAGCTCTCCGTCGAGAGCGCCAAGGTCATCGCCAAGAGGATGCAGGAAGCAGGTACCGACGCATTCATGATCGGAGGTTCCACCGGGGTCACCACCGAGAATCTCGGTGCCATCGCAATCGCTGTCAGGGAAGCCACCGGTCTGCCCACCATCTACTTCCCCTCCGATGTCCATGCCATCTCCGATGAGGTCGATGTCATGCTCTTCATGAGCATCGTCAACAGCAGCAACCCCAAGTTCATCACCCACTATCAGGCCAAAGCCGCACCCTACATCAAGATGCTGAACATCCCCACCATCCCCATGGCGTACATCGTCGTGGAACCCGGAATGACCGTCGGCAGGGTCTCCGAGGCCAAGCTCATCCCCCGTGATGACATCGAGGGCGCCACCGGCTTCGCTCTCGCCGCCCAGATGATGGGTATGCAGCTCGTTTACCTTGAAGCAGGAAGCGGTGCCGACAAGCCCGTTCCCCCCGAGATGATCGAGACCGTCAAGATGAACATCGATGTCCCCCTGATCGTCGGAGGAGGCATCAGGACCCCCGAGGCCGCTGCTGCGGCAAGGGAGGCCGGTGCTGACATCATCGTCACCGGTACCTTCGTGGAGCAGTGCTCCGACGACACCCTCCTGAGGGCCGTCGTCAAGGCCGCCAAGGGAATCTGA